The Pirellulales bacterium DNA segment ACAATGGCCTGATCCATTTGATCGCCACCGGTGTGGCAGGAATGTTGGGACACGACGCCGCCCAGGCTGAGCACGGCCACTTCGGTCGCGCCGGCGCCGATGTCGATGAGCATGCTGGCCACGGGCTCGGCCACGGGGAGGCGCAATCCCAAGGCCGCGGCCTGGGCAACGCCGACCAACATCACTTGCCCGGCGCCGGCCCGATGGGCACTGGTGTAAATGGCATGCTTTTCGACCGGGGTCAGGCAGGCGGGAGCGGCCATTAACAAGCGGGGGCGCAATCCGAAACGGAGCGGGCGCGCCTTTCGCAAAAAATAGCGCAGCATCGCTTCGCACAAATGAAAGTTGGTAATGACACCGCCGGCCAGCGGGCGCACCACGCTGACTGAATCGGGAGTGCGGCCCAACATCTGCCGGGCTAAATGCCCCACGGCGCAACCGCCCGACAATAACCGATTGGCGGTGCGCGAAACCGCGACGACGGAGGGTTCTTCCAGCACGACGCCTTCGCCGGGCAGCGCCACGCGAGTGGCAGCCGTGCCCAGGTCGATGGCCAAATCAGCGTGCAACAGAGCGGACAGGCGAGGGAGCATCCTTGCTCACAGTGCGAAATAGAAGGTGTGCGAAATCGAAACTGCGCAACATTGAAAAAACCGAGAACTCAACAAGCGGAAACAAGCAAGAACCGGTGAACTTGCTCTTCGGCAACCAGGATCGTGGGGGTCGGGAGCATTTGCATTTGCGGCGCTGCTTGCGATATCGCGGCCGGCACTTTGGCATCGGGCGAAACGTGGATGCTCAAGTTGTAGGCTTTCATTTCCAGGAACAAAAACAAGCAACCGATGCAAATGAACACGAACGCCAAAATCATCATGGCGGTGTAAATGTTGGCCGATTGCTTCAGCATGAACATGCCACGGCCGCCTTCGGGAGGATGAACGTTGCCCAGGGACATGGTTAGCTCTTGGTGTTGGAAACTTGTGAAATTTTGGATTGCATATTGCTGCCGACGTTGTCCCCCTTTTGGATCGGATATTGCTGGAATTCCGACAAAATCGAGGCGACCGCGGTATCGGCTTTCACTTCCATGACCTGCACTTTGCCGACGTATTTGTCGCCGCGGTAAATATCTAATTCCTGGCCCACGCGCACGCCGTCGTCGGTGCCGATAGAAAGCTCCACTTTGGTGTGCGACACGGCGGTGATGATGCCGGCCACCGGAATGCGGCTGGCGTCGGCTGGATCGTCAATGGTCATGCCCAGGCCTTTGAGAATCATTTTTGCTTTGCTGACGTCCATGGCCAGT contains these protein-coding regions:
- a CDS encoding rod shape-determining protein; translation: MLPRLSALLHADLAIDLGTAATRVALPGEGVVLEEPSVVAVSRTANRLLSGGCAVGHLARQMLGRTPDSVSVVRPLAGGVITNFHLCEAMLRYFLRKARPLRFGLRPRLLMAAPACLTPVEKHAIYTSAHRAGAGQVMLVGVAQAAALGLRLPVAEPVASMLIDIGAGATEVAVLSLGGVVSQHSCHTGGDQMDQAIV